In one window of Paracholeplasma morum DNA:
- the rplQ gene encoding 50S ribosomal protein L17 codes for MAGYSRLRRTSDQRKALLRDLVTDLIIHGQIETTEAKAKELRKFADRMVTLGKKGTLAARRQAAAFVRAEDAKEGQTALQKLFGELAPKYKDRNGGYTRVIKTLPRLGDTAPMAVIQFVE; via the coding sequence ATGGCAGGATATAGCAGATTAAGACGTACAAGTGATCAAAGAAAAGCATTACTTAGAGACCTTGTAACGGACCTAATTATTCATGGACAAATCGAAACCACAGAAGCTAAAGCTAAAGAACTTCGCAAATTCGCTGACAGAATGGTTACACTTGGTAAAAAAGGCACTTTAGCCGCTAGACGCCAAGCTGCAGCATTCGTTAGAGCTGAAGATGCAAAAGAAGGACAAACAGCATTACAAAAACTTTTTGGTGAACTTGCTCCAAAATACAAAGATAGAAACGGTGGATACACACGCGTTATCAAGACATTGCCACGTTTAGGTGATACAGCACCAATGGCAGTCATTCAATTTGTTGAATAA
- a CDS encoding DNA-directed RNA polymerase subunit alpha, producing the protein MQDLKFSKPEVKVESTSSDNTKAICTISPLERGYGITIGNSLRRVLLSSLPGAAIVNVKIEGAEHEFSTLEGVMEDVMSIVLNLKKVVLSVDSTDPNFEKEIEIHQNGAGVVTASDIIHDNEIKVINPDQVIATVVEGGKLSMYMTVRRGIGYVGSVKNKKYNNSIGVIAIDSIYTPINRVSYEVEKTRVDNDADYDKLIMEVETNGAIKAHEALSLAAKMMIDYLSVVVDLDSTTHEMSFMSEKVSETNTHKLEKPIEELDLSVRSFNCLKRAGINTLAELTKKTEEEMMRVRNLGRKSLKEVKEKLEDLGLGFAAGYSNGRKLDIASDDDNE; encoded by the coding sequence TTGCAAGATCTTAAATTTTCGAAACCAGAAGTAAAGGTTGAGTCTACCTCAAGTGATAACACTAAAGCAATCTGTACCATTAGCCCTCTCGAAAGAGGCTATGGGATTACAATTGGTAACTCGTTACGCCGTGTGTTATTATCATCACTACCAGGCGCAGCAATTGTCAATGTTAAGATTGAAGGTGCGGAACACGAATTCTCAACACTAGAAGGTGTTATGGAAGACGTAATGAGCATTGTCTTAAATCTTAAAAAAGTGGTACTTTCCGTTGATTCAACGGATCCTAATTTTGAAAAAGAAATTGAGATCCATCAAAACGGCGCAGGTGTTGTTACCGCTTCGGATATCATTCATGATAATGAAATCAAAGTGATTAATCCAGACCAAGTGATTGCCACTGTGGTTGAAGGCGGCAAACTTTCTATGTACATGACCGTTAGACGCGGTATCGGGTATGTAGGTTCCGTAAAAAACAAGAAATACAACAACTCTATTGGTGTAATTGCGATTGACTCCATTTATACACCAATTAATCGTGTGTCCTACGAAGTTGAAAAAACTCGTGTTGATAACGATGCTGACTATGACAAACTAATCATGGAAGTTGAAACCAATGGCGCAATTAAAGCTCATGAAGCTTTATCATTGGCAGCTAAAATGATGATTGATTACTTATCAGTCGTTGTGGACTTAGATTCTACAACACACGAAATGAGTTTCATGTCTGAAAAAGTTAGCGAAACTAACACACACAAGCTTGAAAAACCAATTGAAGAGCTTGATTTATCAGTTCGCTCATTTAACTGTTTAAAACGTGCAGGTATTAATACACTTGCTGAGTTAACTAAGAAGACTGAAGAAGAAATGATGCGTGTTCGTAATCTAGGACGTAAATCATTAAAAGAAGTTAAAGAGAAGTTAGAAGATTTAGGTTTAGGATTTGCTGCTGGATATTCCAATGGTAGAAAACTAGACATTGCTTCTGACGATGACAACGAATAA
- the rpsK gene encoding 30S ribosomal protein S11 has protein sequence MAGKKTTKRRVKKNIPLGMAHIHTTFNNTIVTITDQGGNAIAWSSAGALGFKGSRKSTPYAAQMSADAAAKAAIDHGVIKVEVSVKGPGPGREAAIRSIQAAGLEITAIKDVTPVPHNGCRPPKRPRG, from the coding sequence ATGGCAGGTAAAAAAACAACTAAACGTCGTGTAAAGAAGAATATTCCGCTTGGAATGGCTCACATTCATACCACGTTTAACAATACAATCGTAACCATCACTGACCAAGGAGGCAATGCCATCGCTTGGAGCAGTGCAGGTGCACTAGGATTTAAAGGTTCACGTAAATCTACACCTTATGCAGCTCAAATGTCTGCTGATGCAGCAGCGAAAGCAGCAATCGATCATGGTGTGATCAAAGTTGAAGTATCAGTAAAAGGCCCAGGCCCAGGTAGAGAAGCAGCAATTCGTTCTATCCAAGCAGCAGGTCTTGAAATTACAGCAATCAAAGACGTAACACCAGTTCCACATAACGGATGCCGTCCACCAAAACGCCCACGTGGATAA
- the rpsM gene encoding 30S ribosomal protein S13, translating to MARIAGIDIPRDKRIVIALTYVYGIGRNLSEKILLEAQVSEDTRVKDLTEDELNRIRTEVTKYQVEGDLRREITLNIKRLMEIGSYRGIRHRKGLPVRGQNTRNNARTRKGKAKTIANKKK from the coding sequence ATGGCACGTATAGCAGGTATTGATATTCCAAGAGACAAGAGAATTGTTATTGCCTTAACCTATGTTTATGGCATTGGAAGAAACTTATCAGAGAAAATTTTATTAGAAGCTCAAGTATCTGAAGATACAAGAGTAAAAGACTTAACAGAAGATGAATTGAACCGTATTCGTACTGAAGTCACTAAATACCAAGTAGAAGGTGACTTAAGAAGAGAAATTACCTTAAACATCAAACGTTTAATGGAAATTGGTTCTTATCGTGGTATTCGTCATAGAAAAGGTTTACCAGTAAGAGGACAAAACACTAGAAATAATGCACGTACTCGCAAAGGTAAAGCTAAGACTATTGCGAATAAGAAGAAATAA
- the rpmJ gene encoding 50S ribosomal protein L36, whose protein sequence is MKVRASVKPICDKCKVVKRKGKVIVICENPKHKQRQG, encoded by the coding sequence ATGAAAGTAAGAGCATCAGTAAAGCCTATTTGCGATAAATGCAAAGTTGTTAAACGCAAGGGCAAAGTAATCGTTATTTGTGAAAATCCAAAACACAAACAACGTCAAGGATAA
- the infA gene encoding translation initiation factor IF-1, with the protein MAREDLIEVQAKVVEVLPNTKFKVELENGHVVLAHVSGKIRMHNIRILPGDSVTVELSPYDLTRGRITYRRR; encoded by the coding sequence ATGGCAAGAGAAGATTTAATTGAAGTACAAGCAAAAGTAGTCGAAGTACTACCAAATACCAAATTTAAAGTAGAACTTGAAAATGGGCACGTAGTACTCGCACATGTATCTGGTAAAATCCGCATGCACAACATTCGCATTTTACCTGGTGATAGCGTAACAGTAGAGTTATCACCATATGATTTAACACGCGGCAGAATAACGTATCGCCGCAGGTAG
- the map gene encoding type I methionyl aminopeptidase, translating to MIILKSQREIDIMREAGRMVAQTREEVKKHIKPGITTKALDEIAETFIRQLGGIPSFKGYNGFPGSVCLSVNEEVVHGIPSDRVLKDGDIVSLDIGVMYKGYHADSAWTYPVGNISKADEQLLEVTLQSLFEGLKMAKPGNRVSDISAAIEAYVKPHGYGIVEEFTGHGIGKNLHEDPYVPNFGKPGYGALLKPGMTICVEPMINIGTKRVRILSDNWTTITIDRKNSAHFEHMIAITETGCEILTEL from the coding sequence ATGATTATTTTAAAATCACAAAGAGAAATTGACATCATGAGAGAAGCCGGCCGTATGGTTGCCCAAACTCGTGAAGAAGTAAAAAAACATATAAAACCTGGAATCACAACAAAAGCTCTCGATGAGATTGCTGAAACATTTATTAGACAATTAGGCGGAATACCTTCCTTTAAAGGTTATAATGGTTTCCCTGGCTCAGTCTGTCTATCGGTAAATGAAGAGGTTGTACATGGTATACCATCCGATCGTGTTTTGAAAGACGGAGATATTGTTTCATTAGATATTGGCGTAATGTATAAGGGCTATCATGCTGATAGTGCTTGGACTTATCCAGTTGGAAACATTTCGAAAGCTGACGAACAATTGTTAGAGGTTACTTTACAATCATTGTTTGAAGGCCTTAAAATGGCTAAACCAGGAAATCGAGTATCGGATATTTCTGCAGCAATCGAAGCCTATGTGAAACCACATGGTTATGGCATTGTAGAAGAATTTACAGGTCATGGCATTGGAAAGAACTTGCATGAAGATCCGTACGTCCCAAATTTTGGCAAACCTGGATATGGTGCCTTGTTAAAACCAGGCATGACCATCTGTGTTGAACCAATGATCAATATTGGAACAAAGCGTGTTAGAATTTTATCGGATAATTGGACAACCATTACAATCGATAGAAAGAATAGTGCACACTTTGAACACATGATTGCGATAACAGAAACTGGTTGCGAAATATTGACAGAGCTTTAA
- a CDS encoding adenylate kinase, with protein sequence MRLIVMGPPGVGKGSLASNLTKHYNIPHISTGAMFREEIQKASPVGKLVQAQINAGKFVNDSLTNDIVRERLLAKDVKNGFLLDGYPRNLRQAEDFEHILMQYGWKVDFVIYLDSNENILLKRITGRRVCKKCGETYHIENHKPQVDGICDKCGSPLVQREDDTVEITKRRLVIYHEQTQPIIDFYKARKNFLCIDGNGTIEEVTERVINKLEGIK encoded by the coding sequence ATGAGACTAATCGTTATGGGACCTCCAGGGGTCGGTAAAGGATCGCTTGCATCAAATTTAACCAAGCACTACAACATACCTCATATTTCAACGGGTGCGATGTTTAGAGAAGAAATTCAAAAAGCATCCCCCGTTGGGAAACTTGTTCAGGCGCAAATTAATGCAGGTAAATTTGTCAATGACTCTCTTACAAATGACATTGTTCGTGAAAGACTACTCGCTAAAGATGTGAAGAATGGCTTCTTATTAGATGGCTATCCTAGAAACCTTAGACAAGCTGAGGATTTTGAACACATCCTTATGCAATATGGCTGGAAAGTTGATTTTGTTATCTATCTAGATTCAAATGAAAACATTTTGTTAAAACGAATCACTGGTAGAAGAGTTTGTAAAAAATGCGGAGAAACCTATCATATCGAAAACCATAAACCACAAGTTGATGGTATATGCGATAAATGCGGTAGCCCACTTGTTCAACGTGAAGACGATACAGTTGAAATTACAAAACGTAGATTGGTCATTTATCATGAACAAACTCAACCAATTATTGACTTTTATAAAGCTAGAAAGAACTTCTTATGTATTGACGGAAACGGCACTATCGAAGAAGTGACAGAACGTGTTATAAACAAGTTAGAAGGAATCAAATGA
- the secY gene encoding preprotein translocase subunit SecY encodes MYRIKAIFSNVQLLKRIGITLALLFLFRITTWIPIPLLDTSSITDFVASNGFLAILNNFTGNALGRFSIMAMGISPYITASIVIQLLQMDIVPILKEWSEQGEAGKAKLNKTTRILGLVLAFVQSLVLLLGLGIAGNELIIDILVPSPFLYIYMSLVVTAGTAFAMWLADLITRKGVGNGTSLLIVAGIITSLPSMVTILWQKYITNGGGGWDIVIFISIILIYLAVLLGVTYLELAKRKVPIQYANRQAGQGKTESNLPIKLNTSGVIPVIFASTILSIPLSIVGMFDKDTSTMTSLESWLNQIFNYQQPIGFVLYVGLIIVFSFFYSFLMMNPEKVADNLSKSNSYIPGVRPGMDTQNFIAKLMFKITLLGTVYLVILAALPIITSVVFGFNGTESQAIVLGGTSLLIVVGVAMETTNQIETEANNQEYKGIF; translated from the coding sequence ATGTACCGAATTAAAGCGATATTTTCAAACGTACAATTATTAAAAAGAATTGGTATTACCCTAGCATTATTGTTCTTGTTCCGTATCACAACATGGATTCCAATTCCATTACTTGATACTTCTAGTATTACAGATTTCGTAGCAAGCAACGGATTCCTAGCAATCCTAAACAACTTCACGGGTAATGCGCTTGGACGTTTCTCCATCATGGCGATGGGGATATCGCCTTACATTACGGCATCCATCGTAATTCAATTATTGCAAATGGATATTGTGCCTATTCTTAAGGAATGGAGCGAACAAGGCGAAGCAGGCAAAGCAAAACTTAACAAAACAACTCGTATTTTAGGTTTAGTACTAGCATTCGTTCAATCACTAGTATTATTACTAGGGTTAGGGATTGCAGGTAACGAATTAATCATTGATATTCTAGTACCTTCACCATTCTTATATATCTACATGTCATTAGTTGTAACTGCTGGTACAGCATTTGCAATGTGGTTAGCAGATCTTATCACAAGAAAAGGTGTCGGAAACGGAACCAGTTTATTAATCGTTGCCGGTATTATTACATCATTACCATCTATGGTTACCATTTTATGGCAAAAGTACATCACTAACGGTGGTGGCGGATGGGATATTGTAATCTTCATTTCAATCATTCTAATTTACTTAGCAGTATTACTAGGTGTTACCTATTTAGAACTTGCAAAACGCAAGGTACCTATTCAATATGCCAACCGTCAAGCAGGCCAAGGAAAGACAGAATCCAACCTTCCTATTAAGTTAAATACTTCAGGGGTTATTCCGGTCATCTTCGCTTCAACGATTTTAAGTATTCCACTTTCCATCGTCGGTATGTTTGATAAAGACACAAGTACAATGACCAGTCTTGAATCATGGTTAAATCAAATCTTTAACTATCAACAACCAATTGGTTTCGTACTTTATGTAGGATTAATTATCGTCTTCTCATTCTTCTATTCATTCTTAATGATGAATCCAGAAAAAGTTGCCGATAACCTATCTAAGTCAAATTCATACATTCCTGGTGTTAGACCTGGTATGGACACTCAAAACTTCATTGCGAAGTTAATGTTCAAAATCACTCTACTTGGTACAGTTTACTTAGTGATTCTAGCTGCACTTCCAATCATTACTTCGGTAGTATTTGGATTTAATGGCACTGAATCACAAGCAATTGTATTAGGTGGGACTTCATTATTAATTGTGGTTGGGGTTGCTATGGAAACAACTAACCAAATTGAAACAGAAGCAAACAATCAAGAATATAAAGGCATATTCTAA
- the rplO gene encoding 50S ribosomal protein L15, whose translation MLNELRPNEGARKNRKRLGRGTATGQGKTSGRGQKGQGSRSGGGVRPGFEGGQIPFFQRLPKRGFTNVNRKDYAIINLTQLNVFEDGTVVTPELLLETKLIGKLQSGVKVLANGALEKKLTIKANQFSKQALELIQQAGGTAEVI comes from the coding sequence ATGTTAAACGAATTAAGACCAAATGAAGGTGCTCGTAAGAATCGTAAAAGACTCGGACGTGGTACAGCTACTGGACAAGGTAAAACTTCTGGTAGAGGCCAAAAAGGTCAAGGCTCTAGATCCGGTGGCGGCGTGCGTCCTGGTTTTGAAGGTGGACAAATCCCTTTCTTCCAACGTCTTCCTAAGCGTGGATTTACGAACGTAAACCGTAAAGATTATGCAATCATCAACTTAACACAATTAAACGTGTTTGAAGATGGCACAGTTGTTACACCAGAATTATTATTAGAAACAAAATTAATCGGAAAATTACAGTCAGGCGTTAAAGTGTTAGCAAATGGTGCTTTAGAAAAGAAACTAACAATCAAAGCAAACCAATTTTCAAAACAAGCTCTTGAGTTAATCCAACAAGCGGGCGGAACGGCTGAGGTAATTTAA
- the rpmD gene encoding 50S ribosomal protein L30, whose protein sequence is MKLEITLKRSLIGRNPNQVKTAHALGLKKLNQTVVKESNDAIIGMVNTIAHLVTVKEIA, encoded by the coding sequence ATGAAATTAGAAATTACACTAAAGAGAAGCTTAATTGGACGTAATCCAAATCAAGTTAAAACCGCTCATGCATTGGGCTTAAAAAAATTAAACCAAACAGTTGTTAAAGAATCCAACGATGCGATTATCGGCATGGTTAATACCATCGCTCATCTTGTGACTGTTAAAGAAATCGCGTAA
- the rpsE gene encoding 30S ribosomal protein S5, whose translation MRKQREKEVELFEDRVVAINRVTKVVKGGRRFRFAALVVVGDHNGTVGFGLGKAQEVPDAIKKAVEDAKKNLVKVAIVNNTIPHTVTGEFGAGKVFLRPASEGTGVIAGGPVRTICELAGINNILSKSLGSKSPINMVRATFAGLESLKTKEQVAALRGVALESLV comes from the coding sequence ATGCGTAAACAAAGAGAAAAAGAAGTCGAATTATTTGAAGACCGCGTGGTCGCCATTAACCGCGTAACAAAGGTTGTTAAAGGTGGACGCCGCTTTAGATTTGCCGCACTAGTTGTTGTTGGGGACCATAACGGTACCGTTGGATTTGGATTAGGTAAAGCTCAAGAAGTACCTGATGCAATCAAAAAAGCAGTTGAAGATGCTAAAAAGAATCTTGTTAAAGTTGCAATTGTTAACAACACAATTCCACATACAGTAACAGGTGAATTCGGAGCAGGTAAAGTTTTCTTAAGACCAGCTTCTGAAGGTACTGGGGTTATCGCAGGTGGTCCAGTTCGTACAATTTGCGAATTAGCAGGTATCAATAACATCTTGTCTAAGTCATTAGGTTCAAAATCACCAATCAACATGGTAAGAGCTACTTTTGCTGGTTTAGAATCATTAAAGACAAAAGAACAAGTTGCAGCACTTAGAGGTGTTGCATTAGAAAGTTTGGTGTAA
- the rplR gene encoding 50S ribosomal protein L18: MINKQSSNVSRQKRHLRIRKNLSGTAARPRLSVYRSNTAFYAQLIDDVNQTTLFQANSKELNLNSSNIASAQAVGKLIAERGIAGGVTEVVFDRSGYLYHGRIKALAEAAREAGLKF; the protein is encoded by the coding sequence ATGATCAATAAACAATCAAGCAATGTATCACGCCAAAAAAGACACCTTCGTATTAGAAAGAATCTTTCAGGCACAGCAGCAAGACCTCGTTTAAGTGTATATCGCTCTAACACAGCTTTCTATGCACAACTTATTGACGACGTCAACCAAACGACTTTATTCCAAGCAAATAGCAAAGAATTAAACTTAAACAGTTCAAACATCGCTTCTGCACAAGCTGTAGGCAAATTAATTGCTGAACGTGGTATTGCAGGTGGCGTGACTGAAGTCGTATTCGACAGAAGTGGTTATTTATACCATGGACGTATTAAAGCATTAGCAGAGGCAGCTAGAGAAGCTGGCTTGAAATTCTAA
- the rplF gene encoding 50S ribosomal protein L6: protein MSRIGNKVIHVPAGVTVNVTADNLVTVKGPKGELSFQFSDRVAIAQHDQEIKVTRESDVNNDRKLHGTTRAVLANMITGVSTGFTKQLEIRGVGYRASLEGRTLVINAGYSHLVNMEIPAGVEVSLPKNTDVIITGIDKQVIGEFAANIRQVRKPEPYKGKGIRYKDENVRRKEGKTAKK from the coding sequence ATGTCACGTATAGGTAATAAAGTGATTCACGTTCCTGCCGGTGTTACCGTTAATGTTACGGCAGATAACTTAGTCACAGTAAAAGGCCCAAAAGGCGAACTTAGTTTCCAATTTTCTGATCGTGTAGCAATTGCACAACATGATCAAGAAATTAAAGTTACTAGAGAATCAGATGTAAACAATGACCGTAAGCTACACGGAACAACAAGAGCTGTTTTAGCTAACATGATTACTGGTGTTTCTACTGGATTCACTAAGCAATTAGAAATCCGTGGTGTAGGTTATAGAGCATCTTTAGAAGGAAGAACACTTGTTATCAACGCAGGGTATTCACATTTAGTTAATATGGAAATCCCAGCTGGTGTAGAAGTATCACTTCCAAAAAATACCGATGTTATCATTACAGGTATCGATAAGCAAGTCATTGGTGAATTTGCAGCAAACATCCGTCAAGTACGTAAACCAGAACCATACAAAGGTAAAGGTATTCGTTACAAAGATGAAAATGTTCGTCGCAAGGAAGGTAAGACTGCTAAGAAATAG
- the rpsH gene encoding 30S ribosomal protein S8, whose protein sequence is MVMTDPIADLLTRIRNANTMRHEKVEIPTSRLKTDILNVLKQEGFIVDFTTKQEGAANFTVVTLKYAANNERVIKGLKRISKPGLRVYAQASQLPSVLNGLGIAVISTSKGIMTDRDARKQQIGGEVLAYIW, encoded by the coding sequence ATGGTTATGACTGATCCAATTGCGGATTTACTAACTCGTATCCGCAACGCGAACACAATGCGTCATGAGAAAGTAGAAATCCCTACATCTAGACTTAAAACGGACATTCTAAATGTTCTTAAGCAAGAAGGTTTCATCGTGGATTTCACGACAAAACAAGAAGGTGCTGCTAATTTCACAGTAGTTACTTTAAAATATGCCGCAAATAATGAACGCGTTATTAAAGGCTTAAAGAGGATATCGAAACCAGGCTTACGTGTTTATGCGCAAGCAAGTCAATTACCTTCCGTATTAAACGGTTTAGGAATTGCAGTTATTTCGACATCAAAAGGCATCATGACAGACAGAGATGCACGTAAACAACAAATCGGTGGCGAAGTACTCGCCTACATTTGGTAA
- a CDS encoding type Z 30S ribosomal protein S14 has product MAKKSMIAKQQRVAKFSTRAYTRCTVCGRPHAVYQKFGVCRICFRELAYKGELPGVKKASW; this is encoded by the coding sequence ATGGCTAAAAAATCTATGATTGCGAAGCAACAACGTGTAGCTAAGTTCTCAACAAGAGCTTACACAAGATGCACAGTTTGTGGCCGTCCGCACGCAGTATACCAAAAATTTGGAGTTTGCCGTATTTGTTTTCGTGAATTAGCCTATAAAGGCGAACTACCTGGCGTTAAAAAAGCCAGCTGGTAA